One genomic window of Streptomyces sp. NBC_01276 includes the following:
- the crgA gene encoding cell division protein CrgA: MPKSRIRKKDDYTPPPAKQAQTIRLTNRSWVAPVMLAFFLIGLAWIVVFYVTDTQLPVEALGNWNIVVGFGFIAAGFGVSTQWK, translated from the coding sequence GTGCCGAAGTCACGTATCCGCAAGAAGGACGACTACACGCCGCCGCCGGCGAAGCAGGCGCAGACGATCAGGCTGACGAACCGCAGCTGGGTCGCCCCGGTCATGCTGGCGTTCTTCCTCATCGGTCTCGCGTGGATCGTCGTCTTCTACGTGACCGACACCCAGCTGCCCGTCGAGGCCCTGGGCAATTGGAACATCGTGGTCGGTTTCGGATTTATCGCTGCCGGATTCGGTGTCTCCACGCAGTGGAAGTAA
- a CDS encoding class E sortase produces the protein MRSRWSPPRPDVVLRLVVRTFSEVCLTAGTLIVLFVAYVLLWTGVKADRAMEGERDRLRERWAAGAPAAAPAPRPSEAPPQQAAKPRPRPAGQAFAEMYVPRFGPDWSKPVLEGTDPGVLKKGLGHYPGTAGPGDDGNFAVAGHRRTYGDPFKDVPELRPGDEVIVRDATHRYTYTVRSAPLRTLPTEVAVVDPVPARSPFTAAGKYLTLTTCDPEWGHSHRLVVWAELTGTGPAAPGGAEGLPR, from the coding sequence ATGCGAAGCCGCTGGAGTCCGCCGCGCCCTGACGTCGTACTGCGCCTGGTGGTACGGACGTTCAGCGAGGTGTGCCTGACGGCGGGGACGCTGATCGTGCTGTTCGTGGCCTACGTGCTGCTGTGGACCGGGGTCAAGGCCGACCGGGCCATGGAGGGCGAACGGGACCGGCTGCGCGAGCGCTGGGCGGCCGGGGCCCCCGCGGCCGCCCCGGCCCCGCGGCCCTCCGAGGCACCCCCGCAGCAGGCCGCGAAGCCGCGGCCCCGGCCCGCCGGGCAGGCCTTCGCCGAGATGTACGTGCCCCGCTTCGGCCCGGACTGGAGCAAGCCGGTGCTGGAGGGCACGGACCCCGGCGTGCTGAAGAAGGGCCTCGGCCACTACCCGGGCACGGCCGGCCCCGGGGACGACGGCAACTTCGCCGTGGCCGGGCACCGGCGCACCTACGGAGACCCCTTCAAGGACGTCCCGGAGCTCCGTCCGGGCGACGAGGTGATCGTCCGCGACGCCACCCACCGGTACACGTACACCGTCCGCTCCGCACCGCTGCGCACCCTGCCCACCGAGGTCGCGGTCGTCGACCCGGTGCCCGCGCGGTCCCCCTTCACCGCCGCGGGCAAATACCTGACGCTGACCACCTGCGATCCCGAATGGGGCCACAGCCACCGGCTGGTCGTCTGGGCGGAACTCACCGGAACCGGGCCCGCCGCGCCCGGCGGAGCGGAGGGATTGCCCAGGTGA
- a CDS encoding DUF881 domain-containing protein — translation MSESDDSSAGPRRRTGVARLLTAAVFALAGLIFVTSFNTSKGTNIRTDASLLKLSDLIHERSANNAELEKTAALARDRVDALAERDDGSTKAEDAKLAALRTAAGTEELSGKGLSVTLNDAPPNATARVPGVPEPQPNDLVIHQQDLQAVVNALWQGGAEGIEVMGQRLISTSAVRCVGNTLILQGRVYSPPYKVSAVGDPGALRKALAASPALQNYQLYVNAYGLGWKVDEDKRLTLPGYSGTVDLHYAKPLESAAP, via the coding sequence TTGAGCGAATCCGACGACTCCTCCGCGGGTCCCCGTCGCCGGACCGGGGTGGCCCGGCTGCTGACGGCCGCCGTCTTCGCCTTGGCAGGCCTCATCTTCGTCACCAGTTTCAACACGTCCAAGGGTACGAACATCCGGACGGACGCATCACTGCTGAAGCTGTCCGACCTCATCCACGAGCGCAGCGCCAACAACGCCGAGCTGGAGAAGACCGCCGCGCTCGCGCGCGACCGGGTGGACGCCCTCGCCGAACGCGATGACGGCAGCACCAAGGCCGAGGACGCCAAGCTGGCCGCCCTGCGCACCGCCGCGGGCACCGAGGAGCTCTCCGGCAAGGGCCTGAGCGTCACCCTCAACGACGCGCCGCCGAACGCCACCGCGCGTGTCCCGGGCGTCCCCGAGCCCCAGCCCAACGACCTGGTCATCCACCAGCAGGACCTCCAGGCCGTGGTGAACGCCCTGTGGCAGGGCGGCGCCGAGGGCATCGAGGTCATGGGCCAGCGGCTGATCTCCACCAGCGCGGTGCGTTGCGTGGGCAACACCCTGATCCTCCAGGGCCGGGTCTACTCGCCCCCGTACAAGGTGTCGGCCGTCGGCGACCCGGGCGCGTTGCGCAAGGCCCTCGCGGCCTCCCCCGCCCTGCAGAACTACCAGCTGTACGTCAACGCGTACGGGCTCGGCTGGAAAGTGGACGAGGACAAGAGGCTGACACTGCCGGGGTACTCCGGCACAGTGGACCTCCACTATGCGAAGCCGCTGGAGTCCGCCGCGCCCTGA